The stretch of DNA GAGAAGCTGGGGCGTGGCCAGAAGATCAAGCATGGTTCACTCTCGGATGAGACCTACACCAACCGGGCTGAGACCTTTGCCAGGATCCTCACTGTCGATCGACAGGATCTGATCAACGACAGCATGTCGGCCCTGCAGGATGTCACCAAGCTGCTCGGCCGGGGCGGGGCTCAGGCTCTCAATGAAGTCTTTTGGACTTGCTGGAACAACAACAGCAACTTCTTCAAGACCGCCAACGGGAACATCCTCACGGGGGCCGGTTCGGTCTTTTCGGTCGATGCGTTGACGGCTGCCGAAACCCTGATGAACACCCGCAAGCACTTGAAGACCAAGGCTCTCCTGGGAATCACTCCCAAGGTCTTGCTGGTACCGCCTGGAGTGGAAACGCCTGCCCGCCAGTTGCTGAACTCCAGCGAGCTGCGGGACACGGGGGCCGATAAGAAATTCGGCACAGCCAACCCCCATGCCGGGAAGTACAACAAGACCCCCGTCATGAGCCCTTACCTGGCGGATACGACTCTGGGTGGCAGTACCACCGCCTGGTACCTGCTCGCCGATCCGAAGGATATTCCGGCCGTCGAGGTCGTGTTCCTCAATGGCCAGGAACAACCGGTTATCGAGCAGGTGGAACTGGCTCCCGATTCTCTCGGCTTCGGGATGCGGGGTTACTACGACCTCGGCGTCGCTCTGGCCGATCACTACGCCGGCATGAAGAACGCCGGGGCCTGATCACTGTTCGTAACTACCTGTGAGAAGGGGGAGCCATGTCCGTTTCGGCGGCATGGCTCCCCCGCGATGGGTGGGTTGTCTTTGCGGTGGGTTGTCACTGTTCGAGTTCTTTACTTCTCATCAGGAGGCCACGATGGCCATTGCCAAACTTCAGTCGGGCGAACCAATCGTTCTCGACCATACCCCCTCGGCCGATGTTGCGGCGGGAGCGGTGGTGGTCATTGGAAACGATGTGCGGATCGCTCATCACTCCATTGCCGCCAATCAACCCGGGGCACTCTCAGCGGGCGGGGCTGTTTACACCGTTCCCAAGGACACCTCGACCTTTGCGGACGGGGCCATCGTCTATTGGGACGAATCCGAGCAGAAGG from Planctopirus ephydatiae encodes:
- a CDS encoding DUF2190 family protein, coding for MAIAKLQSGEPIVLDHTPSADVAAGAVVVIGNDVRIAHHSIAANQPGALSAGGAVYTVPKDTSTFADGAIVYWDESEQKASSSSDSNANKRMGTSVGAYATGATTMNVLHLANT